The Acidobacteriota bacterium genome includes a region encoding these proteins:
- a CDS encoding GHMP kinase: MDASRLIVTRTPLRVSLVGGGTDLPAFYRREGGAVLSTTIDRYVYVTVKRHSELFFEPVRVNYSRSEQVERIGELDNNIARECLRFVGVDPPVYISTVGDVPASTGLGGSSAFAVGLLNALHSYRGERASAGQLAEEACHIEIDVLGARIGKQDQYAAAYGGLNLLSFKRDGGVTVEHLRIPGDRLRELFRSVLMFWTGHQRDASAVLSEQDDRTELNLESLRRMRDQASDLHRDLGAGDVDVEGIGRLLDEGWRMKRELAGSITTPLIDGWYDAAVAAGALGGKLCGAGGGGFLLFVVPPDRQAAVRSVLADLYELPVGHESHGSQLVAPFHHG; the protein is encoded by the coding sequence GTGGACGCATCGCGCCTGATCGTGACCCGTACGCCGTTGCGGGTGTCCCTGGTGGGCGGCGGCACCGACCTGCCGGCGTTCTACCGGCGGGAGGGCGGCGCCGTGCTCTCCACGACGATCGACCGCTACGTCTACGTGACGGTCAAGCGGCACAGCGAGCTGTTCTTCGAACCGGTGCGCGTGAACTACTCCCGCAGCGAGCAGGTCGAACGGATCGGCGAACTGGACAACAACATCGCGCGCGAGTGCCTGCGATTCGTGGGCGTCGACCCGCCGGTCTACATCTCGACCGTCGGCGACGTGCCGGCGTCCACGGGCCTCGGCGGCTCGAGCGCCTTCGCCGTCGGCCTGCTGAACGCCTTGCACTCCTACAGGGGCGAGCGCGCCTCGGCGGGCCAGTTGGCGGAGGAGGCCTGCCACATCGAGATCGACGTGCTGGGCGCGCGGATCGGCAAGCAGGACCAGTACGCCGCGGCGTACGGCGGACTCAACCTGCTGTCATTCAAGAGGGACGGCGGGGTGACCGTCGAGCACCTCCGGATCCCCGGCGACCGGCTGCGAGAGCTGTTCCGCTCGGTGCTCATGTTCTGGACCGGACACCAGCGGGACGCGAGCGCGGTGCTCTCGGAGCAGGACGACCGCACGGAGCTGAACCTTGAGTCGCTGCGCAGGATGCGAGACCAGGCGAGCGATCTGCATCGGGATCTCGGCGCCGGCGATGTCGACGTCGAGGGCATCGGCCGGCTTCTCGATGAGGGCTGGCGGATGAAGCGGGAGCTCGCTGGCTCGATCACGACACCGCTGATCGACGGTTGGTACGACGCGGCCGTCGCGGCAGGCGCCCTGGGAGGCAAACTCTGCGGCGCCGGCGGCGGCGGGTTCCTGCTGTTCGTCGTGCCGCCCGATCGGCAGGCCGCGGTCCGCTCCGTGCTGGCCGACCTGTACGAGTTGCCCGTCGGCCACGAGTCGCACGGCTCGCAGCTCGTCGCCCCGTTTCACCATGGCTAG
- a CDS encoding dTDP-4-dehydrorhamnose 3,5-epimerase family protein — translation MIHGVKVVPLRQIVDERGKIMHMLKATDEHFLGFGEIYFSTAWPGTIKAWHIHRSMTVNNAVISGRAKLVMYDLREDSPTHGELQEVFFGEDNYVLVQIPPGIANGYKAYGDRQVIMANAATEPHDPDEMDRLDPFTDRIPYDWDLQHG, via the coding sequence ATGATCCACGGCGTCAAGGTAGTTCCGCTTCGTCAGATCGTCGACGAGCGGGGCAAGATCATGCACATGCTGAAGGCCACGGACGAGCACTTCCTCGGCTTCGGCGAGATCTACTTCTCGACAGCCTGGCCGGGGACGATCAAGGCCTGGCACATCCACCGGTCGATGACCGTCAACAACGCGGTGATCAGCGGACGGGCCAAGCTCGTCATGTACGACCTGCGCGAGGACTCGCCCACCCACGGCGAGCTCCAGGAGGTCTTCTTCGGCGAGGACAACTACGTCCTGGTCCAGATCCCGCCGGGGATCGCGAACGGCTACAAGGCGTATGGCGACAGGCAGGTGATCATGGCGAACGCAGCCACCGAGCCCCACGATCCCGACGAGATGGACCGGCTCGACCCGTTCACCGACCGGATCCCCTACGACTGGGACCTCCAGCACGGCTGA